One genomic segment of Gossypium arboreum isolate Shixiya-1 chromosome 3, ASM2569848v2, whole genome shotgun sequence includes these proteins:
- the LOC108475719 gene encoding uncharacterized protein LOC108475719, translated as MKEKENQTPRKEHRRSLDLANRRSNDSPAKKTSKKIAQKSLIEAFISPNEDDLPNISEESIDFSSISAVSDTNFNFETTESIAITSNPLLSSSSETFISSEIGPYSKISAANRDEPIDFSKTGLAEVEIFLDLLKQARFQVLNSAHVENKSKKVLDALIEFTIKEFYAMPQEIDKLQELVSRNAYVRFLCFLTWVVAVSLFSLYLFCYSRLVCSFTGPPPT; from the exons atgaaagaaaaagaaaatcaaactccGCGAAAAGAACACCGACGATCTTTAGATCTCGCCAATCGCCGATCAAATGATTCTCCGGCGAAGAAAACTTCAAAGAAG ATTGCTCAGAAGAGTTTAATCGAAGCATTCATTTCGCCGAACGAAGATGATTTACCTAATATTTCTGAAGAGTCCATtgatttctcttcaatttctgcCGTTTCAGATACTAATTTCAACTTTGAAACTACTGAG AGCATTGCCATCACATCGAATCCATTACTTTCAAGTTCATCAGAAACTTTCATATCATCTGAAATCGGTCCTTATTCAAAGATAAGCGCTGCAAATAGGGATGAACCAATTGACTTTTCAAAGACTGGTTTAGCGGAAGTAGAGATTTTTCTGGATCTTCTAAAACAAGCTCGATTCCAAGTATTGAATTCAGCTCACGTGGAGAACAAATCCAAGAAGGTTCTAGATGCATTAATCGAGTTCACTATTAAGGAGTTTTATGCTATGCCTCAAGAGATAGATAAGCTACAGGAACTTGTTTCTAGAAATGCTTATGTCCGATTTCTCTGCTTCTTGACTTGGGTTGTTGCGGTTTCCTTATTTTCCTTGTATTTGTTCTGCTATTCAAGACTCGTTTGCTCTTTCACGGGACCGCCGCCAACTTGA
- the LOC128290139 gene encoding uncharacterized protein LOC128290139 has product MKNSVMIFFALVLLLASPETDGKRSENRPEPKLLSNDQLATSSRLGRKADVGSAATASLVAAPDQEDNDNNPGYEHYGSNTDPHNLVHHSYINGTNPYPKHKKSP; this is encoded by the coding sequence ATGAAGAACTCAGTGATGATCTTTTTCGCCCTGGTTTTGCTCTTGGCATCTCCGGAAACTGACGGAAAAAGGTCCGAAAACCGGCCGGAGCCGAAGCTCTTAAGCAACGATCAGCTTGCAACCAGTAGCCGTCTGGGTCGAAAAGCTGACGTTGGAAGTGCTGCTACGGCGAGCCTTGTTGCTGCGCCCGATCAGGAAGATAATGACAATAACCCGGGGTACGAACACTACGGAAGTAATACTGATCCGCACAATCTAGTTCACCATTCCTACATAAATGGAACCAATCCTTATCCTAAGCACAAAAAATCACCATAA
- the LOC108474536 gene encoding probable protein phosphatase 2C 42 isoform X1: MLRGLMNLFSLCWKPFGPDGENHETNGVLGVGGGTTGGSREGKDGLLWFRDIGKYGSGEFSMAVVQANQVLEDQSQIESSQFGTFVGIYDGHGGPEAARYVCDHLFSNFGAITAESHGVVTAETIQRAFRQTEEGFTTLVSELWGSRPNMATVGTCCLVGVIYQQTLFIASLGDSRVVLGKKVGNTGGIAAMQLSTEHNANIEAIRHELKELHPNDRQIVVLKHGVWRVKGIIQVSRSIGDLYMKHAQYNREPINAKFRLPEPMNMPLLSANPTIISHPLHPSDSFLIFASDGLWEHLSNEKAVDIVHSHPRAGSAKRLVKAALQEAARKREMRYSDLQKIDKKVRRHFHDDITVIVLFFNHDLISRGAVQDPPVSIRSALEH; the protein is encoded by the exons ATGCTCCGGGGATTGATGAATCTGTTCTCGCTCTGCTGGAAGCCATTCGGGCCTGACGGGGAAAATCACGAGACAAACGGCGTGCTTGGCGTCGGCGGCGGTACTACTGGTGGTTCAAGAGAAGGTAAAGACGGCTTGCTTTGGTTTCGGGATATAGGAAAATATGGTTCCGGGGAATTTTCCATGGCCGTGGTCCAAGCAAATCAGGTGCTTGAGGATCAAAGCCAGATCGAGTCCAGTCAATTCGGCACTTTTGTTGGGATCTATGATGGGCATGGCGGGCCCGAAGCGGCTCGTTACGTTTGCGATCACTTGTTCAGCAACTTTGGAG CAATAACAGCTGAGTCGCATGGAGTTGTGACTGCTGAGACCATTCAAAGAGCTTTTCGTCAAACAGAAGAAGGGTTTACCACGCTTGTGTCGGAATTATGGGGTTCTCGACCCAATATGGCAACTGTTGGTACATGCTGTCTGGTTGGAGTAATATATCAGCAAACACTTTTTATCGCGAGTCTTGGTGATTCACGTGTTGTTCTGGGCAAGAAAGTTGGCAATACTGGCGGAATTGCTGCTATGCAGTTGTCAACTGAACACAATGCAAACATTGAGGCTATCAGGCACGAACTCAAGGAATTACACCCAAATGATCGTCAAATCGTGGTCCTCAAGCATGGGGTTTGGCGAGTAAAGGGCATTATTCAG GTTTCAAGATCTATAGGCGATCTTTATATGAAACATGCACAGTATAACAGGGAACCGATTAATGCTAAATTTAGACTTCCTGAACCAATGAACATGCCTTTATTGAGTGCCAATCCAACTATCATTTCTCATCCTCTCCACCCAAGTGATTCTTTCCTTATATTTGCATCCGATGGTCTATGGGAACACTTGAGTAATGAAAAAGCTGTGGATATTGTCCACAGTCATCCCCGTGCG GGGAGTGCCAAAAGGCTTGTCAAAGCTGCCCTACAAGAAGCAGCCCGGAAACGAGAAATGAGATATTCGGATCTTCAAAAGATTGACAAGAAGGTTCGACGGCATTTTCACGATGATATTACCGTTATTGTGTTATTCTTTAATCACGATCTTATATCCAGAGGTGCCGTCCAAGACCCTCCAGTATCGATTCGGAGTGCACTAGAACACTGA
- the LOC108474536 gene encoding probable protein phosphatase 2C 42 isoform X2 yields the protein MATVGTCCLVGVIYQQTLFIASLGDSRVVLGKKVGNTGGIAAMQLSTEHNANIEAIRHELKELHPNDRQIVVLKHGVWRVKGIIQVSRSIGDLYMKHAQYNREPINAKFRLPEPMNMPLLSANPTIISHPLHPSDSFLIFASDGLWEHLSNEKAVDIVHSHPRAGSAKRLVKAALQEAARKREMRYSDLQKIDKKVRRHFHDDITVIVLFFNHDLISRGAVQDPPVSIRSALEH from the exons ATGGCAACTGTTGGTACATGCTGTCTGGTTGGAGTAATATATCAGCAAACACTTTTTATCGCGAGTCTTGGTGATTCACGTGTTGTTCTGGGCAAGAAAGTTGGCAATACTGGCGGAATTGCTGCTATGCAGTTGTCAACTGAACACAATGCAAACATTGAGGCTATCAGGCACGAACTCAAGGAATTACACCCAAATGATCGTCAAATCGTGGTCCTCAAGCATGGGGTTTGGCGAGTAAAGGGCATTATTCAG GTTTCAAGATCTATAGGCGATCTTTATATGAAACATGCACAGTATAACAGGGAACCGATTAATGCTAAATTTAGACTTCCTGAACCAATGAACATGCCTTTATTGAGTGCCAATCCAACTATCATTTCTCATCCTCTCCACCCAAGTGATTCTTTCCTTATATTTGCATCCGATGGTCTATGGGAACACTTGAGTAATGAAAAAGCTGTGGATATTGTCCACAGTCATCCCCGTGCG GGGAGTGCCAAAAGGCTTGTCAAAGCTGCCCTACAAGAAGCAGCCCGGAAACGAGAAATGAGATATTCGGATCTTCAAAAGATTGACAAGAAGGTTCGACGGCATTTTCACGATGATATTACCGTTATTGTGTTATTCTTTAATCACGATCTTATATCCAGAGGTGCCGTCCAAGACCCTCCAGTATCGATTCGGAGTGCACTAGAACACTGA